Part of the Halomarina litorea genome is shown below.
CCGCCGCACAGCTGAATCCCACCTTCAATGACATCTCGGCAGCGGTCGGATACTTTGGCCTCCTTCTCGTCTTCATGGGTTTCTTCATTCACATCTCTCTTGAGTGACTCTCGAATCGACGCCACCATCTGTAACCGGCAAATCGAACGGCTGGCAGTGGTCCGCCGTATTAATATAGAGTACCAGAGTTATCCAATACAGGTGCCACGGTCATGAGTACTGGGAGTGGGATCATTCCTCTCGTCGTGACGATCCTCGGACTGGGTGTCGTAGCCCAGATATTAGCCGATCGGCTGCAAATCCCGAGCGTCCTTTTTCTCATCCTCGCAGGCATTGCCGTCGGACCGGAGGGTCTCGATATTGTCGGCTTGGATTCGTTCGGTGGTCCAGAACCTCTGTCAGCAATCGTCGGCCTCTCGGTGGCGATCATCATTTTCGAGGGTGCGTTCCACCTGAAGATCGAGAAACTCCAACAGGCGCCACGCGAGTCGTTGCGGCTAATCACGGTGGGGGCACTCGTCAGCTTCATCGCGACAGCCGTTGCCGTCCGGTTCGCTCTAAATACTTCGTGGGAACTGTCGTTTCTCGTCGGCGCTCTCCTCATAGCAACTGGACCGACGGTGATCACTCCCATTCTCAAAGTCGTCCCTGTTCGAGATCGTGTTGGGGCCGCCCTCGAAACGGAGGGAATCGTCAATGACGTGACGGCAGCGATCCTAGCGGTCGTGATCTTTGATGTGGCAGTCGTCGGAGGCACTCGGCTGCCACTCTTGGTCGAAGGATTCACGTCTCGATTGGGTATCGGAGTGCTGGTCGGCGTGTTCACCGCCGCTACGATGTGGTATCTCCTCAAGCACGTCGACCTTTCGCCGACGAATGCCGTCCAGAACGCTCGACTTGTCGTTCTTATCGGCGCGATTGTGACTTACGGTCTCGCAGAGGGTTTAGCGCCGGAGGCAGGCATCGCTGCCGTCGCGACGGCTGGGATCTTACTCGGAAATGCAGATGTCCCTTATGAAGAGGAGATCGAGGCGTTCAAGGGCGATATCACCCTGATTGTTCTCTCGTTTGTATTCATCTCGCTGGCGACGCTGCTTTCGTTCGCTGACCTCGTAACACTCGGACTTGGAGGAATTCTCGTCGTTGTCGCGGTTGTCGGGTTGATTCGCCCAGTCTCGGTGTTACTGTGTACGTACGGTGAGCGATTGACTGTCCGTGAGCGGCTCTTCATGAGCGCCATTGGACCTCGTGGTATCATTCCAGCCAGCGTTGCGACGCTGTTTGCACTCGAACTGCGCCCGACGAATCCGGACGGGGCGGCTATTCTGGTAGGCACTGTGTTTCTGGTCATTCTCACGACCGTCGTGTTTGAAGCTGGTTTCGCC
Proteins encoded:
- a CDS encoding cation:proton antiporter domain-containing protein; the encoded protein is MSTGSGIIPLVVTILGLGVVAQILADRLQIPSVLFLILAGIAVGPEGLDIVGLDSFGGPEPLSAIVGLSVAIIIFEGAFHLKIEKLQQAPRESLRLITVGALVSFIATAVAVRFALNTSWELSFLVGALLIATGPTVITPILKVVPVRDRVGAALETEGIVNDVTAAILAVVIFDVAVVGGTRLPLLVEGFTSRLGIGVLVGVFTAATMWYLLKHVDLSPTNAVQNARLVVLIGAIVTYGLAEGLAPEAGIAAVATAGILLGNADVPYEEEIEAFKGDITLIVLSFVFISLATLLSFADLVTLGLGGILVVVAVVGLIRPVSVLLCTYGERLTVRERLFMSAIGPRGIIPASVATLFALELRPTNPDGAAILVGTVFLVILTTVVFEAGFARHIAQALNVLPMRVLIVGGGRVGRGLAERLEDRGENVVIIDNDQATIETARNAGFSARHGDGTDIDVLQSAGIENAKIVAAATADDDVNLLIAQLTNSKFDVETVIARVNTPRNVEAFEELGVRAISANDAIAHEMDNAIERPALSEWMTELGRTGDVQEIEVTAEKLVGKSIKELDEYLPDGVLIALVSRDGESQIPEPDLILEYGDHLTFVGRRDAVHEAIKQSHPEPQ